The following coding sequences are from one Candidatus Borkfalkia ceftriaxoniphila window:
- a CDS encoding glycerophosphodiester phosphodiesterase, with product MKKVYGWLAGILLAAMVCGAVSAFAEESGAQAGFVNNVQVLQEIRNEAQWQALPESDVDIALVKIDGDGKLSVGNEKADFRLSSFGNAIPALYVSDEAAAAAAVTVLTESAPYAFVVSDRPALVKSVRASCTTANGIVDFRGRSATVAEIQAEVNGNAAKSALVSYAQLGAEEIQTVRKLFINVYTEAEGEEQCIAALSAGADGVLCAQTSAILQALAPEGEDPAIYAPRPFVVSHRGNSQAVRGLYGNYYENTVEAARAAYDQYRPDFVEIDLYLSSDGYVVISHDPSLDRMTNGTGNIESMTLDEIRRYKVDGGLGDSAQYLDEIPTLDDYFEEFKDDDLFFLLEIKSAKPECVDAAVYAIKKYGMEQRVNFISFDAAQLSYAAAAAPDLSVSFLTNGYEYNVTSETFEQDVMDIINPLNASLSPNWERMTDEGVKNLNRYGIKVNAWTLNMEAAFFREIKNIGYATYTTDFCNWMEKQPYTLRPNETEIAAAPDERFALTADLILWNGQEQADVEVTALYVSPNIQKDGDRYFITEGEGVIVLLYEGKWFSLLSEPIVVRAQENPAGCGSFLQGDALSVSVLCFAAVCCFITKKK from the coding sequence ATGAAAAAAGTTTATGGTTGGCTGGCGGGAATTTTGCTGGCGGCGATGGTCTGCGGTGCAGTTTCGGCATTTGCCGAGGAAAGCGGGGCACAGGCGGGGTTCGTCAATAACGTGCAGGTTTTGCAGGAGATACGAAACGAGGCGCAGTGGCAGGCGCTGCCCGAAAGCGATGTCGATATCGCGCTCGTCAAGATCGACGGCGACGGCAAATTATCTGTCGGCAACGAAAAAGCGGATTTCCGTCTTTCCTCGTTCGGAAATGCGATCCCTGCCCTCTATGTATCGGACGAGGCTGCCGCCGCTGCGGCGGTCACCGTCCTGACGGAAAGTGCTCCCTACGCGTTCGTCGTTTCCGATCGGCCTGCGCTGGTGAAGAGCGTGCGCGCGTCCTGTACGACCGCCAACGGCATCGTGGACTTCCGCGGAAGGAGCGCGACGGTCGCAGAGATCCAGGCGGAGGTCAACGGCAATGCGGCTAAATCCGCACTCGTCTCCTATGCGCAACTGGGCGCGGAGGAAATACAGACCGTACGCAAACTTTTCATCAACGTATATACAGAGGCGGAAGGGGAAGAGCAGTGCATCGCTGCGCTTTCGGCGGGTGCAGACGGCGTTTTGTGTGCGCAGACATCTGCGATCCTTCAGGCGCTTGCGCCTGAAGGCGAAGATCCCGCTATCTATGCGCCCCGCCCCTTCGTCGTTTCTCATCGCGGAAATTCGCAGGCGGTGCGCGGGCTGTACGGGAACTATTACGAAAATACCGTGGAGGCGGCGCGCGCGGCATACGACCAATACCGCCCCGATTTCGTGGAGATCGACTTGTATCTCTCTTCGGATGGCTACGTCGTCATCAGTCACGATCCTTCCCTCGACAGAATGACGAACGGCACGGGCAATATCGAATCGATGACGCTCGACGAGATCCGTCGCTATAAGGTCGACGGAGGGCTTGGAGATTCGGCGCAGTATCTGGATGAGATCCCCACGCTTGACGACTATTTTGAAGAGTTCAAGGACGACGATCTGTTTTTCCTTCTGGAGATAAAATCGGCAAAGCCCGAATGCGTCGATGCGGCCGTATATGCCATCAAAAAATACGGTATGGAGCAGAGGGTAAACTTTATTTCCTTTGATGCGGCGCAACTCTCCTATGCCGCGGCTGCAGCCCCCGATCTTTCCGTGAGTTTTCTCACTAACGGTTATGAATACAACGTAACGAGCGAAACTTTCGAACAGGACGTGATGGACATCATAAATCCTCTCAATGCGTCGCTGTCGCCCAACTGGGAGCGCATGACGGATGAGGGAGTAAAAAATCTGAATCGTTACGGGATCAAGGTGAACGCTTGGACTTTGAATATGGAAGCGGCTTTTTTCCGTGAGATTAAAAATATCGGCTATGCGACTTACACGACTGATTTTTGCAACTGGATGGAAAAGCAGCCATATACGCTGCGGCCTAACGAAACGGAGATCGCGGCCGCGCCCGATGAGCGCTTTGCTTTGACGGCCGATCTGATTTTGTGGAACGGGCAGGAGCAAGCAGATGTCGAGGTGACCGCTCTGTACGTTTCGCCGAATATTCAAAAAGACGGCGATCGTTATTTCATAACGGAAGGGGAGGGCGTCATCGTTCTTCTCTATGAGGGTAAATGGTTTTCTTTGCTCTCCGAACCGATCGTCGTACGCGCACAGGAAAATCCCGCAGGCTGCGGCTCCTTTTTACAGGGCGATGCCCTGTCGGTTTCTGTTTTATGTTTCGCGGCAGTTTGCTGTTTCATAACAAAAAAGAAATAA
- a CDS encoding trehalase family glycosidase, whose amino-acid sequence MTVNEYIRGNWKNSVRPGEPKGIPYPFNSPSCEQTSDVGFENFFYWDTYFINLGLLCDGMKEQALNNIKNMIFLIDEYGYMPNVATEGGDNRSQVPLFIPMCHAYWQESGDLNFIRGAFPAMEKEYSFWMRERMTPCGLNRYGNNAEPVTHSDFYKIVMHTRLGEDCEQKESDEILGSNLLSEAESGWDFTPRFGSHIEHYAPVDLNSLLYANERILAFFASLLDRKNTYREAADKRLELMRKYCTVNGVFYDYNFVYGECSPFVSTALLMPFLCGVSQDSAKAAQILKSLDSRYGIPATAKTDEFGKYQWCYPNIWPPLECFSVMALDRVGLKKEAKRQAEKYIALVDSCWKETGCLWEKYDCISGQKAFVHEYNESKMLGWTAGTYRVFERYLSSGNMIHVFTTEQTRIAI is encoded by the coding sequence ATGACAGTTAACGAATACATCAGAGGCAACTGGAAAAACAGTGTCCGCCCGGGAGAACCGAAGGGAATCCCTTATCCGTTCAATTCTCCTTCCTGCGAGCAGACCAGCGACGTGGGTTTTGAAAATTTCTTTTATTGGGATACATATTTTATCAATTTAGGGCTGCTTTGCGACGGTATGAAAGAACAGGCGCTCAACAATATAAAAAATATGATTTTTCTGATAGATGAATACGGATATATGCCCAATGTAGCGACGGAAGGGGGGGATAACCGTTCGCAGGTCCCTTTATTTATTCCGATGTGTCACGCTTATTGGCAGGAGAGCGGCGATTTGAATTTTATCCGCGGCGCGTTTCCCGCAATGGAAAAGGAATATTCCTTTTGGATGCGTGAGCGCATGACGCCCTGCGGGTTGAATCGTTACGGCAATAACGCGGAACCCGTTACCCACAGCGATTTTTATAAAATCGTAATGCACACGCGTTTGGGCGAAGATTGCGAACAAAAAGAAAGCGATGAGATTTTAGGCTCGAATTTACTTTCCGAGGCGGAGAGCGGTTGGGATTTTACGCCCCGTTTCGGTTCGCACATCGAACATTACGCGCCTGTCGATCTGAACAGCCTTTTGTATGCGAACGAACGGATCCTTGCCTTTTTCGCTTCTTTGCTGGATCGTAAAAATACTTATCGGGAAGCGGCGGACAAACGCTTGGAACTTATGCGCAAATACTGTACCGTAAACGGCGTTTTTTATGATTACAATTTTGTGTACGGAGAATGTTCGCCGTTTGTCAGCACGGCTCTGTTGATGCCGTTTCTGTGCGGCGTTTCACAGGACAGTGCAAAAGCCGCGCAGATCTTGAAGTCGTTGGATTCCCGATACGGGATTCCTGCCACGGCAAAAACGGATGAATTCGGAAAATATCAATGGTGTTATCCCAACATATGGCCGCCATTGGAATGTTTTTCGGTCATGGCGCTCGATCGTGTGGGATTGAAAAAGGAAGCGAAACGGCAGGCTGAAAAATACATCGCGCTGGTAGACAGTTGTTGGAAGGAAACGGGCTGTCTTTGGGAAAAATACGACTGTATTTCGGGGCAGAAGGCTTTCGTGCACGAGTATAACGAATCGAAAATGCTCGGTTGGACGGCCGGTACGTATCGCGTATTCGAAAGATACCTTTCGAGCGGCAATATGATACATGTCTTTACGACCGAACAAACCCGGATCGCCATCTGA
- a CDS encoding ABC transporter substrate-binding protein, protein MKLIRKILGAVLAVSLVVVTATGCLNKPDTIKGNDYTFSITPDKQTELTLVVACQASNDEMNIIRKLGEGFNKYFPKVKIEVQPISGNVIGTMMGFFQGKKMPDIFQTSSFEMLSLGNSGVTLSLDPYIEAEEAAESFSMGDYYESFFKLGQSDFDGDQWMIPRAADQVVCHYNARLLREAGVDVDSENSLIKNGWTWEDFLTVCRQVRASNAWKNSERTLLDGYLNWEAVFNPIILSCGGGYYGENNEVIIDSQGTRDALNLMKDLVDQKITSKFTGTQANFQGGEGIFMFHSQAASIQVRNLQGAYGSGFKESDYNVVTFPIIDEENPMIGSGVSGYCVSSTITEQARRDIAWQFLKFMLSREGQNIIADCGTNYPPIRKDMSDAKDPENHWGKGYENYNMGAFTWASENGAICPTDFILAHAERADDLQKVIQTMIGNYIDTGRTLDYSIDLAEQQLEYWLTH, encoded by the coding sequence ATGAAACTTATTCGTAAAATTTTGGGCGCTGTCCTTGCCGTATCGCTCGTGGTCGTTACGGCTACCGGATGTTTGAACAAACCCGACACGATAAAGGGAAATGATTATACGTTTTCCATCACGCCGGATAAGCAGACTGAACTGACTTTGGTCGTCGCCTGCCAAGCGAGTAACGATGAGATGAATATCATCCGCAAGTTGGGAGAAGGTTTTAATAAGTACTTTCCAAAAGTAAAAATCGAAGTGCAGCCCATTTCCGGCAATGTGATCGGAACGATGATGGGATTCTTTCAAGGGAAAAAGATGCCCGATATTTTCCAGACTTCGAGTTTTGAAATGCTCAGTCTGGGCAACTCGGGCGTAACGCTCAGTTTAGATCCGTATATCGAGGCGGAGGAAGCGGCGGAAAGTTTTTCCATGGGCGATTATTACGAATCTTTTTTTAAACTCGGGCAAAGTGATTTCGACGGGGATCAATGGATGATTCCCCGCGCGGCGGATCAGGTCGTCTGCCACTATAACGCGCGGCTTTTGCGGGAAGCGGGCGTAGACGTCGATTCCGAAAATTCGCTCATCAAAAACGGTTGGACCTGGGAAGACTTTCTTACCGTGTGCCGGCAAGTACGCGCTTCGAACGCATGGAAAAACTCGGAAAGAACGTTGTTGGACGGCTATCTGAATTGGGAAGCGGTGTTTAATCCCATCATTTTATCTTGCGGCGGCGGATATTACGGGGAGAATAACGAAGTCATCATTGACAGTCAGGGAACGCGCGACGCCCTGAATCTGATGAAAGATCTTGTGGATCAAAAGATCACCTCGAAGTTTACCGGCACGCAGGCAAACTTTCAGGGCGGCGAGGGAATATTCATGTTTCATTCGCAGGCCGCTTCGATCCAAGTCCGTAATTTGCAGGGTGCATATGGTTCCGGATTCAAAGAGAGCGATTATAACGTCGTAACTTTTCCGATCATAGACGAAGAAAATCCCATGATCGGTTCGGGCGTATCCGGATACTGCGTTTCGTCCACCATCACCGAGCAGGCGCGGCGCGATATTGCATGGCAGTTTTTAAAATTTATGCTGAGCCGCGAGGGACAGAACATCATAGCCGATTGCGGAACGAATTACCCGCCGATCCGCAAGGATATGTCTGACGCGAAAGATCCCGAAAACCATTGGGGAAAAGGTTACGAAAATTATAATATGGGCGCTTTTACCTGGGCGAGCGAGAACGGCGCGATCTGTCCCACCGATTTTATTTTGGCGCACGCGGAACGTGCGGACGATCTGCAAAAAGTGATACAGACGATGATCGGCAACTACATCGATACGGGCAGAACTTTGGACTATTCGATCGATCTTGCCGAACAGCAACTGGAATACTGGCTGACGCATTAA
- a CDS encoding carbohydrate ABC transporter permease, translating into MKLSITNKSQIKTDIAGYCFVSLVVIGVVVFTFIPAIQSLVYSFFNYDGFLKMEFAGFDNFLYMFQQDYEIGKVFANTFIYAAITVPLGLLLGYALALLANSKVPGISVFRVLFYLPVIIPAVAAGVLWKDIFSPAYGIFNQIIGVFGLHSMFFESAKSALPTLILTTVWSTGGSMVVWLASFKNIPQGLYEAARLDGASRFKQLLFITIPMSTPMIFYNLVTGIIGSLQCFNTFIIASGSGGTGPDNSLYFIAVKIYNEAFTRIGMMGYACALGWVLFIVTFALTMFVFKTGGWVQYAEDM; encoded by the coding sequence ATGAAGTTGTCGATTACTAATAAAAGTCAAATCAAAACGGATATAGCGGGTTATTGCTTCGTATCTCTCGTCGTGATCGGCGTGGTCGTATTTACATTCATACCCGCGATCCAGTCTCTCGTATACAGTTTTTTCAATTACGACGGATTTTTAAAAATGGAATTTGCCGGGTTCGACAATTTCCTCTATATGTTTCAGCAGGATTACGAGATCGGAAAGGTGTTCGCCAATACTTTTATTTATGCCGCGATCACCGTACCGCTCGGATTACTGCTCGGGTATGCCTTAGCGCTTCTGGCTAACAGTAAAGTACCGGGGATTTCGGTTTTCCGCGTGTTGTTTTATCTTCCTGTGATTATCCCCGCCGTTGCGGCAGGAGTTCTTTGGAAGGACATTTTTTCTCCCGCTTACGGAATATTCAATCAGATCATAGGCGTATTCGGGTTACATTCCATGTTTTTCGAAAGCGCAAAAAGCGCGCTGCCCACATTGATCCTGACGACCGTCTGGAGTACGGGCGGAAGTATGGTGGTCTGGCTCGCATCATTCAAAAATATTCCGCAAGGCCTGTACGAAGCGGCGCGGCTGGACGGTGCAAGCCGTTTCAAACAGTTATTGTTTATCACCATTCCGATGTCAACCCCGATGATCTTTTATAATCTCGTTACGGGCATCATCGGCAGTCTGCAATGCTTTAACACATTTATCATCGCGAGCGGTTCCGGCGGAACAGGTCCCGATAATTCTCTGTACTTTATCGCCGTGAAAATTTATAACGAAGCCTTTACCCGTATCGGAATGATGGGGTATGCCTGTGCTCTCGGTTGGGTGCTCTTTATCGTTACTTTCGCACTCACGATGTTTGTTTTTAAAACCGGCGGCTGGGTACAATACGCGGAGGATATGTGA
- a CDS encoding carbohydrate ABC transporter permease produces the protein MDREGQILHNKLLVRKIVNKVVLYTLLVAVAVFLIFPYIFMINRSFMTSKEIMGSEIKFFPSVWTVSAYVKMFSQQNYLLYTLNTLKVVVFNIIAVPFSASLCAYGFAKIKFRGRKIVFMLVLSTIMIPGAVTQVPLYVLFSNLGWTESVLPLTIPALFGGGAINIFLMMQFMRGVSNEIEEAAKIDGAGYLRRYFYIMIPLCLPILLYVAVGAFGSNWSDFYGPLVYLRDSNSYTLAVAIYYDSITTNVAMESANVRMAAGVFMSIPPALLFLLYQRKLVDGIQMGAVKA, from the coding sequence ATGGACAGAGAAGGACAGATCCTCCATAATAAACTGCTTGTCCGCAAGATCGTAAATAAAGTCGTCCTATATACTTTATTGGTCGCGGTCGCCGTATTTCTGATTTTTCCCTATATATTCATGATCAACCGCAGTTTCATGACGAGCAAAGAGATCATGGGTTCGGAAATCAAATTTTTCCCCTCGGTCTGGACGGTTTCGGCGTATGTCAAGATGTTTTCACAGCAAAATTATCTGTTATATACGCTCAACACGCTCAAAGTCGTAGTCTTTAATATCATAGCCGTGCCGTTTTCCGCATCGCTCTGCGCGTATGGATTTGCAAAAATCAAATTCCGCGGAAGAAAGATCGTCTTCATGCTCGTGCTTTCGACGATCATGATCCCCGGAGCGGTCACGCAGGTGCCCTTGTACGTTCTTTTTTCAAATCTCGGCTGGACGGAAAGCGTTTTACCGCTTACGATTCCCGCTCTGTTCGGCGGCGGCGCGATCAACATTTTTTTGATGATGCAGTTTATGCGCGGCGTATCCAACGAAATCGAAGAGGCGGCGAAAATCGACGGGGCAGGATACTTGCGCAGATATTTTTACATCATGATCCCGCTCTGTCTGCCCATTCTGTTATATGTGGCGGTTGGGGCTTTCGGCAGCAACTGGTCGGATTTTTACGGACCCTTGGTTTATCTGCGCGATTCAAATAGTTATACGCTGGCGGTTGCCATCTATTACGACAGCATTACCACAAACGTAGCCATGGAGTCCGCCAATGTGCGCATGGCGGCGGGGGTATTTATGTCCATTCCGCCCGCGCTGTTGTTTTTGCTGTATCAACGTAAACTTGTGGACGGCATCCAAATGGGTGCAGTCAAAGCATAA
- a CDS encoding bacterial Ig-like domain-containing protein yields the protein MKKIGLLLLSVLLLISVSVGVIAFAAEQAEEKIFPESLTVDVENPGRANMWGDSGFMNSAGEACGESIQITMKTAEKDGYFQHAEVGGNYYTHISLYTKLKGDKDYTWTTLKELNETKDATGKKYISEMHQRAEILIIRFESVWNQNTSTEFSPLDVKAVKFSKGMQWLVKKSDLNGDQWNDYPNGGAGEPSVRTGVNEDIVVQFKEYSKGSNNDVFMFYHELGEADTLAVKTQPAKVNYSIGETFDASGLLLTATVGGVAQDIPLNASMVSVENKTFTETGDQTVTVTYGGKSVEIPVTVADLPLDHIAITKMPTKTAYLTGESFDISGMEVTAYPTETEENGRKLDAADFTVSGYDATKVGEQTVTVNYLDKTAGLKVTVSAPVLTNYIEFDTAVWPYHNVSETTNINGIEVGHTLEIKLAGQKTDTYLYGTDKKTNQDTHIELYAKLKGDSEYKWYTVGELTEMKDANQQPYIARVAQREKTLILYFDTFYGENPTNEFTPLDVKAVKLKAGMQWAAQYGDQNWTAGGESAIMPGETGVKEDIVLQIEQLYHGSASPTSCDKFSYYFETVDTLAVKTQPNKKAYLPGETFEPAGMVLLATKDGKTFEVNGTASMVLYDGAPLDNGDKSIDVSWGGKTVSIKIEVTPEIHHIAVEYEPAKLDYGLGEMLVPDLTGLIVKAYESDADAGWTIENSELEISGYDMTVAGKYTVKINYRDFQTSFEITVTDKNPDKKMTFYSGSPIQISDQAGTLSVRFNFENISVKTGFWSLYKTDDATNVKEKMFLKVSEVYEGGRLEVGKWYSVGELMKIKDKNGMPYIARVSQFGESLALHLDTYYGGQEPSLEFTRECVAAVRLERGLYYVEYLTNNWGDQAGWENNVASYTMIPDAILRETVEIEMNIVGTSWLRPFKEDANGNTTSDALTVKTMPDKTQYAVGEDFDPAGLILHAIYRDGGEEDIAITDRTVCNYDFSEEGKAAVTVNFNDGSVTFEVNVGNNGTDGGKPEKGCGGVYDAGGVALISLLLLSSCALMIFRKREQK from the coding sequence ATGAAAAAAATAGGATTATTGCTTTTATCGGTGCTGCTCCTCATTTCCGTTTCTGTCGGCGTGATTGCTTTCGCCGCAGAGCAAGCGGAGGAAAAGATCTTTCCCGAATCGCTTACCGTCGATGTTGAAAATCCCGGAAGAGCCAATATGTGGGGTGATAGCGGTTTTATGAACTCAGCGGGAGAAGCATGCGGTGAATCTATCCAGATCACGATGAAAACAGCAGAAAAAGACGGATATTTCCAACATGCAGAGGTAGGGGGAAATTATTATACACATATTTCTTTATACACGAAACTCAAAGGCGATAAAGATTATACATGGACTACTCTGAAAGAACTAAATGAAACCAAAGACGCGACGGGTAAAAAGTATATCAGTGAAATGCATCAAAGAGCAGAGATACTGATTATCCGTTTCGAGAGCGTGTGGAATCAAAATACCTCTACGGAATTTTCTCCGTTGGACGTAAAAGCCGTAAAGTTTTCAAAAGGCATGCAGTGGCTTGTCAAAAAATCTGATCTGAACGGGGATCAATGGAATGATTATCCCAATGGCGGCGCCGGAGAACCTTCCGTCCGAACCGGAGTGAACGAAGATATTGTAGTACAATTTAAAGAATACTCAAAAGGAAGCAATAACGACGTTTTCATGTTTTATCATGAATTGGGAGAGGCCGATACTTTGGCAGTCAAAACGCAGCCCGCGAAAGTGAATTATTCCATCGGAGAAACTTTCGATGCGAGCGGTTTGCTTTTGACGGCCACGGTCGGCGGCGTTGCGCAGGATATACCGTTAAATGCCTCGATGGTCAGCGTGGAAAATAAAACGTTTACCGAAACGGGTGATCAGACCGTAACCGTAACTTACGGCGGCAAGAGCGTGGAAATTCCTGTAACGGTCGCAGATTTGCCTCTCGATCATATCGCGATTACGAAAATGCCGACCAAAACGGCTTATCTGACAGGGGAATCGTTCGATATATCGGGCATGGAAGTCACCGCCTATCCTACGGAGACGGAAGAGAACGGAAGAAAACTGGACGCGGCAGACTTTACCGTGAGCGGCTACGACGCGACTAAAGTCGGCGAACAAACGGTCACGGTCAATTATCTTGATAAGACAGCGGGCCTGAAAGTAACCGTAAGCGCGCCCGTTTTGACGAATTATATCGAATTCGATACTGCGGTCTGGCCGTATCATAACGTATCGGAAACCACGAATATAAACGGGATCGAGGTAGGGCACACCCTGGAAATCAAACTTGCGGGGCAAAAAACCGATACTTATCTGTACGGAACCGATAAAAAGACCAATCAGGACACGCATATCGAACTTTATGCAAAACTGAAAGGGGATTCCGAATACAAATGGTATACGGTAGGTGAATTGACGGAAATGAAGGACGCCAATCAACAGCCTTATATTGCACGCGTCGCGCAGCGCGAAAAAACACTGATCTTATATTTCGATACGTTTTACGGGGAAAATCCGACCAATGAATTCACTCCCCTCGATGTGAAAGCGGTCAAATTAAAGGCAGGTATGCAATGGGCTGCGCAGTACGGTGATCAGAACTGGACCGCTGGCGGAGAAAGCGCCATCATGCCGGGTGAAACAGGTGTGAAAGAAGATATCGTTTTGCAGATCGAGCAACTTTATCACGGGTCTGCAAGTCCGACTTCCTGCGATAAATTTTCCTATTATTTTGAAACCGTCGATACGCTTGCCGTAAAAACACAGCCGAATAAAAAAGCGTATCTTCCGGGAGAGACGTTCGAGCCCGCAGGTATGGTATTACTGGCGACGAAAGACGGAAAGACGTTTGAAGTGAACGGCACGGCGAGCATGGTGCTATACGACGGCGCGCCCCTCGACAACGGCGATAAAAGTATCGATGTGAGTTGGGGCGGAAAAACGGTTTCTATCAAGATCGAAGTAACGCCTGAAATCCATCACATTGCGGTCGAATACGAACCTGCTAAACTCGATTACGGTTTGGGTGAGATGCTTGTGCCCGATCTTACGGGACTTATCGTAAAGGCATATGAATCGGACGCCGACGCGGGATGGACGATTGAAAACAGCGAACTGGAAATCAGCGGCTACGATATGACGGTCGCCGGGAAATATACGGTCAAAATCAACTATCGTGATTTTCAAACTTCATTCGAAATCACCGTCACTGACAAGAATCCCGATAAAAAAATGACCTTCTACAGCGGCAGCCCCATTCAGATCAGCGATCAGGCGGGAACGCTGTCCGTCCGTTTCAATTTTGAAAATATATCGGTAAAAACGGGCTTTTGGAGTTTATATAAGACGGACGACGCCACCAACGTGAAAGAAAAGATGTTCCTGAAAGTTTCCGAAGTATACGAGGGCGGTCGATTAGAGGTCGGCAAATGGTATTCGGTCGGCGAATTGATGAAGATCAAGGATAAAAACGGTATGCCGTACATCGCCCGCGTTTCGCAATTTGGCGAATCGCTCGCGCTTCATTTGGATACGTATTACGGCGGGCAGGAACCTTCGCTCGAATTTACGCGCGAATGCGTGGCGGCGGTGCGTTTGGAAAGGGGATTGTATTACGTGGAATACCTGACCAATAACTGGGGAGATCAGGCCGGCTGGGAAAATAACGTTGCATCCTACACGATGATCCCCGACGCGATCTTGCGTGAAACGGTGGAGATCGAAATGAATATTGTGGGTACTTCGTGGCTTCGCCCTTTTAAGGAGGATGCGAATGGCAATACGACTTCCGATGCGCTTACCGTAAAGACGATGCCGGATAAGACGCAGTATGCAGTCGGCGAAGACTTTGATCCCGCGGGATTGATTCTTCACGCAATCTATCGGGACGGAGGCGAAGAAGACATTGCGATCACTGACAGAACGGTATGCAATTATGATTTTTCCGAAGAGGGCAAAGCGGCGGTGACCGTGAATTTCAACGACGGTTCGGTGACCTTCGAAGTCAACGTCGGCAATAACGGCACGGACGGTGGCAAACCCGAAAAAGGGTGCGGCGGCGTTTACGACGCGGGCGGGGTTGCGTTGATTTCCTTATTGCTTCTCTCTTCCTGCGCGCTGATGATTTTCCGTAAAAGAGAACAAAAATGA
- a CDS encoding AraC family transcriptional regulator, giving the protein MYETFEKYRESIERLYISENKNFCQPHFHRHVEILYVLESGLLVTVNGKSKLMQEGEVAVIDSFDTHSYTNPQQLRSISIVIPVSLCPAYKERTKRMKLAANFLTDTEACDEMLCLIRLMQKHTYNIDEPLYLTTHYSHADEAFILGCLATIMGIVLRSIPFVKRNDEKDENLTKNILIYLDEHYSEDLSLDSLADHFGYSKYYFSRICQKILDSSLTKYLNKIRILKILEDKNNKTLTELATKHGFTNMRTFQRAFKDVTGITASAYKANKFIL; this is encoded by the coding sequence ATGTACGAAACCTTTGAAAAATACCGAGAATCGATCGAAAGATTGTATATCAGTGAAAATAAAAATTTTTGTCAGCCGCACTTTCACAGGCATGTGGAGATCTTGTATGTACTGGAAAGCGGCTTGCTTGTCACCGTAAACGGCAAGAGTAAATTGATGCAGGAAGGAGAGGTGGCCGTGATCGACAGTTTCGATACACACAGTTATACGAATCCGCAACAGTTGCGCTCTATTTCCATCGTAATACCCGTTTCCCTCTGTCCTGCTTATAAAGAACGCACCAAGCGTATGAAACTCGCCGCAAACTTTCTGACCGATACCGAAGCGTGTGACGAAATGCTCTGCCTGATCCGGCTCATGCAAAAGCATACCTATAATATCGATGAACCGCTTTATTTGACCACCCATTATTCCCATGCGGACGAAGCGTTTATTCTCGGGTGCCTTGCAACGATCATGGGCATCGTACTTCGGAGTATTCCCTTTGTGAAACGTAACGACGAAAAAGATGAAAACCTTACTAAAAATATTTTAATTTATCTCGACGAACATTACAGCGAAGATCTGTCCCTCGACAGTTTAGCCGATCATTTCGGCTACAGCAAATATTATTTTTCGAGGATCTGTCAAAAAATTTTAGATTCTTCTCTCACTAAGTATCTGAATAAAATACGGATTTTAAAAATTTTGGAAGATAAAAATAATAAAACGCTCACGGAACTTGCCACGAAACACGGTTTTACGAATATGCGCACCTTTCAACGCGCATTCAAAGACGTAACGGGCATTACCGCCAGCGCTTACAAAGCGAATAAATTTATTTTATAA